In Marinobacter antarcticus, one genomic interval encodes:
- the hslO gene encoding Hsp33 family molecular chaperone HslO yields the protein MASRDQFQRFIFEHSQVRGAWVQLDESFNEITRQAPYPESIRGLLGEALVASIVMSSSLKFEGTLSIQAQGEGPLRTLMAECSHDRKIRGLARFDEHAVSEESFHNLLGDGRMAITITPQQGNRYQGVVPRERDSLAGCIEEYFERSEQIPTSLFLFSSENGAAGLMLQRMPGATEQDDELWERVNHLARTVKAEELLELDSETLLHRLFHEETVRLFDPEMVAFHCSCSKERTLNALEAIGKDECYSILEEQGAIDMDCQFCHAHYCFDRNDIDHLFAGHTLH from the coding sequence ATGGCATCCCGCGATCAGTTCCAGCGTTTTATATTTGAACACAGCCAGGTGCGCGGAGCCTGGGTACAGCTTGACGAGAGTTTTAATGAGATCACCCGTCAGGCACCTTACCCAGAGTCCATCCGGGGCCTGCTTGGAGAGGCCCTTGTGGCGAGTATTGTGATGAGCAGCAGCCTGAAATTCGAGGGCACCTTATCCATTCAGGCCCAAGGCGAAGGCCCGCTACGAACGCTGATGGCCGAATGCAGCCATGACCGGAAAATCCGTGGCCTGGCACGGTTTGATGAGCATGCGGTCAGCGAAGAAAGTTTCCATAACCTTCTGGGCGACGGGCGCATGGCCATTACCATTACGCCACAGCAAGGCAATCGCTATCAGGGCGTGGTTCCCCGGGAGCGCGACAGCCTCGCAGGGTGCATTGAAGAATATTTTGAACGCTCAGAGCAGATTCCCACCAGCCTGTTCCTGTTTTCCAGCGAAAATGGCGCCGCCGGCCTGATGCTTCAGCGCATGCCCGGAGCCACTGAACAGGACGACGAACTCTGGGAGCGGGTCAACCACTTGGCACGCACCGTTAAAGCGGAAGAATTACTGGAGTTAGACAGCGAAACCCTGCTGCACCGGCTGTTCCATGAAGAAACCGTGCGTCTTTTCGACCCCGAAATGGTAGCGTTTCACTGCAGCTGTTCCAAGGAAAGAACTCTCAACGCGCTCGAGGCCATCGGCAAAGACGAATGCTACAGCATACTGGAGGAACAGGGCGCCATCGACATGGATTGCCAGTTCTGCCACGCACACTATTGCTTCGATAGGAATGATATTGATCATCTTTTCGCTGGCCATACGCTACACTAA
- the hslR gene encoding ribosome-associated heat shock protein Hsp15 — translation MAASTSDDQRVRLDKWLWAARFYKTRSLAKEAVEGGKVHYNSQRCKPGRLVEHGAMLTLRLGWQEKVVVVDEVSERRRGAPEAEKLYHETDDSLKKREDLSWQRKTMQAAQLPPARRPSKKDRRDIQRFRDHNGI, via the coding sequence ACTTCGGACGATCAACGGGTAAGGCTTGATAAATGGCTCTGGGCTGCGCGCTTTTATAAAACCCGCTCCCTGGCCAAAGAAGCCGTTGAAGGCGGCAAAGTCCACTACAACAGCCAGCGCTGCAAGCCAGGCCGTCTTGTGGAGCACGGAGCCATGCTCACCTTGCGCCTGGGCTGGCAGGAAAAAGTTGTGGTTGTAGACGAGGTAAGTGAGCGCCGGCGCGGAGCGCCGGAAGCTGAGAAGCTCTACCACGAAACCGATGACAGCTTAAAAAAACGGGAAGATCTCTCTTGGCAGCGCAAGACCATGCAGGCCGCCCAGTTGCCGCCGGCCAGGCGACCTTCCAAAAAAGATCGTCGCGACATTCAACGATTCCGTGACCACAACGGTATCTGA